GAATTCGATGTCCTTGTGTGAGATGTATAAATagtaggtttgaaaaaatagataggGTTAGAGCACACGTATTTGATCGAGGTTTCATGCAAGGATATGATAAGTGGATTTATCACGGCGAGCCTGAGGATGTTGTCGATGATGTAGCAGATTCATAGATATTGAATCAGAGGATGAAATGATACCTATTCTAGAAGACTTCTTTCCCCCAACAACAGAGGATGTACAAGGAGAAGATGAACAACCAACCACAAACCCTCAGTTTGATGACTTATTTGAGGAAATTGAAGCTGAATTGTATCCCGGTTGTGATTGGATTTCGTCTCTCAACTTTTTAGCAAAGCTATTGCATTTAAAAGTTAGGGGAAAAATTCCTAATAACATCTTTGAAGAATTATTGAAGCTTTTAAAGTTTGCGTTTCCGaaggaaaataatattccaTCAACTTACTACGAGGCAAAAAAGAGATTGAAGAAATTAGGCTTGGGTTATGATAATATCGATGTCTGTTTGTATAATTGTTGCTTATTTTATAAGGAGAATGCATCCAAGGAGGCTTGTCCAGTTTGCGGAACTAGTCGTTGGGTTACTTCCGAGAACGGGAAAGGAAAAAAAGTTCCTTGCAAAGTCATGCGATACTTTCCGTTGACACCTCGACTTAAAAGATTATATAGTTCGAGGATTACAGCGAAAAGCATGATATGGCATCATACtggaaaatcaaaagatgatggGGTGTTGCGACACCCGGTCGATGGTTTAGCTTGGAAAGACTTTGATGCAAAACATCCCGAGTTTGCAAGGGACCCAAGAAATGTTCGACTTGGGTTAGCTGCTGATGgatttaatccatttggcaacatgagtcTTGCATACAGCATGTGGCCAGTGGTGGTAGCTAACTATAATCTACCACCTTGGTTATGTAtgaaagataattattttttgctatCTACCCTAATTCCtggtgcaaaatctccaggtaaagacatggatatatttttaagaCCTTTGGTGGATGAATTAAAGGAGTTGTGGAATAATGGGGTAGCAACGAGAGATAGTTCGACCAACTCGATGTTCACCATG
Above is a genomic segment from Cannabis sativa cultivar Pink pepper isolate KNU-18-1 unplaced genomic scaffold, ASM2916894v1 Contig3, whole genome shotgun sequence containing:
- the LOC133033100 gene encoding uncharacterized protein LOC133033100, which gives rise to MIPILEDFFPPTTEDVQGEDEQPTTNPQFDDLFEEIEAELYPGCDWISSLNFLAKLLHLKVRGKIPNNIFEELLKLLKFAFPKENNIPSTYYEAKKRLKKLGLGYDNIDVCLYNCCLFYKENASKEACPVCGTSRWVTSENGKGKKVPCKVMRYFPLTPRLKRLYSSRITAKSMIWHHTGKSKDDGVLRHPVDGLAWKDFDAKHPEFARDPRNVRLGLAADGFNPFGNMSLAYSMWPVVVANYNLPPWLCMKDNYFLLSTLIPGAKSPGKDMDIFLRPLVDELKELWNNGVATRDSSTNSMFTMRAALLWTVNDFPARSSLSGWSGQGYKACPTCNEDTTSIRVIGKTSYVGHRRFLPSNHAMRRDTRFDGKVERRPPPRRFTCEEILSQVNALEPQIPGHHENFGGVKRRRVAENCN